NNNNNNNNNNNNNNNNNNNNNNNNNNNNNNNNNNNNNNNNNNNNNNNNNNNNNNNNNNNNNNNNNNNNNNNNNNNNNNNNNNNNNNNNNNNNNNNNNNNNNNNNNNNNNNNNNNNNNNNNNNNNNNNNNNNNNNNNNNNNNNNNNNNNNNNNNNNNNNNNNNNNNNNNNNNNNNNNNNNNNNNNNNNNNNNNNNNNNNNNNNNNNNNNNNNNNNNNNNNNNNNNNNNNNNNNNNNNNNNNNNNNNNNNNNNNNNNNNNNNNNNNNNNNNNNNNNNNNNNNNNNNNNNNNNNNNNNNNNNNNNNNNNNNNNNNNNNNNNNNNNNNNNNNNNNNNNNNNNNNNNNNNNNNNNNNNNNNNNNNNNNNNNNNNNNNNNNNNNNNNNNNNNNNNNNNNNNNNNNNNNNNNNNNNNNNNNNNNNNNNNNNNNNNNNNNNNNNNNNNNNNNNNNNNNNNNNNNNNNNNNNNNNNNNNNNNNNNNNNNNNNNNNNNNNNNNNNNNNNNNNNNNNNNNNNNNNNNNNNNNNNNNNNNNNNNNNNNNNNNNNNNNNNNNNNNNNNNNNNNNNNNNNNNNNNNNNNNNNNNNNNNNNNNNNNNNNNNNNNNNNNNNNNNNNNNNNNNNNNNNNNNNNNNNNNNNNNNNNNNNNNNNNNNNNNNNNNNNNNNNNNNNNNNNNNNNNNNNNNNNNNNNNNNNNNNNNNNNNNNNNNNNNNNNNNNNNNNNNNNNNNNNNNNNNNNNNNNNNNNNNNNNNNNNNNNNNNNNNNNNNNNNNNNNNNNNNNNNNNNNNNNNNNNNNNNNNNNNNNNNNNNNNNNNNNNNNNNNNNNNNNNNNNNNNNNNNNNNNNNNNNNNNNNNNNNNNNNNNNNNNNNNNNNNNNNNNNNNNNNNNNNNNNNNNNNNNNNNNNNNNNNNNNNNNNNNNNNNNNNNNNNNNNNNNNNNNNNNNNNNNNNNNNNNNNNNNNNNNNNNNNNNNNNNNNNNNNNNNNNNNNNNNNNNNNNNNNNNNNNNNNNNNNNNNNNNNNNNNNNNNNNNNNNNNNNNNNNNNNNNNNNNNNNNNNNNNNNNNNNNNNNNNNNNNNNNNNNNNNNNNNNNNNNNNNNNNNNNNNNNNNNNNNNNNNNNNNNNNNNNNNNNNNNNNNNNNNNNNNNNNNNNNNNNNNNNNNNNNNNNNNNNNNNNNNNNNNNNNNNNNNNNNNNNNNNNNNNNNNNNNNNNNNNNNNNNNNNNNNNNNNNNNNNNNNNNNNNNNNNNNNNNNNNNNNNNNNNNNNNNNNNNNNNNNNNNNNNNNNNNNNNNNNNNNNNNNNNNNNNNNNNNNNNNNNNNNNNNNNNNNNNNNNNNNNNNNNNNNNNNNNNNNNNNNNNNNNNNNNNNNNNNNNNNNNNNNNNNNNNNNNNNNNNNNNNNNNNNNNNNNNNNNNNNNNNNNNNNNNNNNNNNNNNNNNNNNNNNNNNNNNNNNNNNNNNNNNNNNNNNNNNNNNNNNNNNNNNNNNNNNNNNNNNNNNNNNNNNNNNNNNNNNNNNNNNNNNNNNNNNNNNNNNNNNNNNNNNNNNNNNNNNNNNNNNNNNNNNNNNNNNNNNNNNNNNNNNNNNNNNNNNNNNNNNNNNNNNNNNNNNNNNNNNNNNNNNNNNNNNNNNNNNNNNNNNNNNNNNNNNNNNNNNNNNNNNNNNNNNNNNNNNNNNNNNNNNNNNNNNNNNNNNNNNNNNNNNNNNNNNNNNNNNNNNNNNNNNNNNNNNNNNNNNNNNNNNNNNNNNNNNNNNNNNNNNNNNNNNNNNNNNNNNNNNNNNNNNNNNNNNNNNNNNNNNNNNNNNNNNNNNNNNNNNNNNNNNNNNNNNNNNNNNNNNNNNNNNNNNNNNNNNNNNNNNNNNNNNNNNNNNNNNNNNNNNNNNNNNNNNNNNNNNNNNNNNNNNNNNNNNNNNNNNNNNNNNNNNNNNNNNNNNNNNNNNNNNNNNNNNNNNatatatatataaaacaaaaagtcactcaTCTCAGTAACCTATTTAGACAGCTTATTCCAGACTTTAAGACACTGAAAAATGTTCACATTCTAGGGGAATTAGGTCTGGTAAATTCTGTTAACTATTTAACCTATTTttgaataggatttttttttttaaggggtgtATCTAAAATGTGTGATAGGAAGGCAGCCAGACTATATTTTGTTACTATgccaaatatttgtttaataaagtatttacCTTTCATCCAGAATGAGATGATTTGAGGACATTTCCACCAGGTGTGGATCAGATATAACCTTTGTTGTGTTGTCAACTCCAGCACCTGTCAGAGGTTGTTAAATGGCATGTAATAAAAAGATCTCATGTACCAATGGGTAGTTTCTATGAAGTTTCCAGTATAGGTCCCCTTCTTCCACTTGTGACATTCTCTCCACTCCCCTTTTGCACCTCAACTTTCTTATAGTTTCTACCTTTTATAGCAGGCTTCTCTATCAACAAACTGTAGTGAAGTTATCTGGTATACACAATTTAAATAGACTTGAATGCTTACCAACTCTGTCTGGAAGAACCTCAAGAGCCGATACCCTTTCATCCTTGTGGAGTTCAAGTCCATAAACACAATCAAAGCCATCATACTTTATAAGATAAAGGGAAGGGTTTACTGGCACTTGATCTAGAACAGTTCCTTTCCATTGGGTTATTGGACCACTACCCTCCTTCCATCCATGCTGTATTCTGCAACCAACGATGTTTCTCCTTGGCTGGGAAATTGGTTTGCTTGGTCCCATGTTATTGCGATGTTTCCTGAAAGAAGAAGCGAAATTTACTAAAATATAGTAGTATACAGCAATCATTTCAATGCAGACCAATGCAGTTTTTATTAGCACAGAACATTGGATTTCTGTGGAGCAGTGtagcaaaaaaatgttcctaatcatttaaactttcaaataaaaaggaacaggtcTCTGCAAAAGATGACTGAAcaaaatgcaataacaaaaaaaaacacaaactaataaTGAAGTTATACACCCCTTCAAGGTACCATTTTGTAAACAGACTTTTGGCTGCATTTTCAGCCTTAATTCAGTGTGGATAGGTCTCAAACAGCTTTGCCACTAACGGCTGCTTTCTCAGAAGAGGAATATAGATTATGACACAAAACGGACTCGTCAGAAGCAGATCCTTCTAGGGTTCATTCAAACCCAGTGAAAAAACCTAGATTAGTGGTATTTCAtggaataaaaaagatatatatataaactataaaatatactGTGCTTATATGAAGAACGGATTCTGCTGACGTTTGCTTTACAGTGAATGAAAACTTGATTCGCTATTAACTCACCTACACAATGTGACCCATTGCCTACACGCAGTCTGAATCTCTACAGAAAATGTGATGTAAAAGGGACAGATAAGAGGAACTTGTAGCAAACCACTGCTGAAAGACCAAACAGATGGCAGCCTACTAAACACATAGAGAAAGATTAAGCTCAAATGTCTTTTTGGTGTCAAAAGTTGACCAAGGGACACTATCACCCTTTAACTGTTACAAGTGCAAGAGGCCAGAATGGATTTCTGAGATCTTTTATCCAATTTGTCTGCTCGATGACTGAATTGGCCTTCCCATAGGGTAATGAATAAATGCATTTGCCAATAAAGACTGATGTATTCCCTTGTTGtgctgctaagcatttgattttttcTGTGCACAATAAATTTACTTACCCCTACCTAGGTATGTTACACTGGAAAAGGACTGGCCCCAATACAATATAGGTGTGTCTTTTTAAACTGCTGAATGCTGTCCACAGTGATGAGGACCAAGGGAGGTTGACTTCCCGTTATGCATTTTAAGGTTACAGTATAATCTGTACATATGCAGATTTATGTTATTAGAGGTTTGTagattgtaaaaaatacattcataaaaaaaaaaatggtacatgcCATttgatattttgtgtttatttcattgTAACTAAATTATTTGCAGAGATTTGTTTTCACTTAAAATTGAAGAACCATGGGAATCATGGCTGATTACATGTGCAACACCACTGCAACTGGAACTTCCCCAGCAAATAGGACGATAGGAGGACAAGCTCTATTTTAATGACAGACTAGTAATTAGGAGCCTGGAGAAGGTACCTCCAAAGCacacaaaattaacatttaacgTGTTTGAAAGGCATGCCAAAAGCAGGTCTAAAAACCCTATGCAGTTCTTAGGCCAGAGTATGCCCTAGGTGAGGTGTGTTTTAACTGCAGATAAAGCTTCCTAGTTAACATTTGCCtgataaacatttgcaattttcTTGGGTGAAAATGGCATAGAATGCAGCAGGGTGACTCCCACTCCCCCTTCCTCTTTGCATAGAACTGGacagtactgtgtgtacagcactttttctatctactgttgctggaaatattCACAAAACACAGTTTCCAGTGAAAGAAATGTGGTGTGCATGTACCTTAACCGCCCTGGCAGTCAAATCATGCCTGTATTTTTaggtcaaaagcagtacattgttttgtggaaatttgttgttttaatattttaggcctgtaattcttaggaataactccagggtatgataaagtttgaaa
This Pyxicephalus adspersus chromosome 6, UCB_Pads_2.0, whole genome shotgun sequence DNA region includes the following protein-coding sequences:
- the SPIN1 gene encoding spindlin-1, with the translated sequence MIAVYYYILVNFASSFRKHRNNMGPSKPISQPRRNIVGCRIQHGWKEGSGPITQWKGTVLDQVPVNPSLYLIKYDGFDCVYGLELHKDERVSALEVLPDRVGKHSSLFKLCIPDNFTTCCILFERLFSFWDVLLPFSFFCDHFIDDSPPAEREPGEVVDSLVGKQVEYAKEDGSKRTGMVIHQVEAKPSVYFIKFDDDFHIYVYDLVKTS